Proteins from a genomic interval of Arthrobacter sp. CAN_C5:
- the lhgO gene encoding L-2-hydroxyglutarate oxidase — protein sequence MTPMRFAVVGGGIVGAAVARRLLQVQPDAEVTVLEKEPILAGHQTGRNSGVVHAGLYYTPGSLKARLCRQGVEMLKEYCEEKGLPYDECGKVLVARNPVEEGRLGDIMERAVANGVPGVRIINQAELLELEPHVKGTSGLHSPHTAIVDYGAITRSLAMDVEAAGGTVHTNFEVTGLTERAGQTVVTGKHRGIETSDAYDTVIVCAGLQADRVAKLAGDDDDPKIVPFRGEYYLLRPERKHLVRGLVYPVPDPRYPFLGVHLTPTTDGEVMVGPNAVLALAREGYKWSTISLRDLKDAVMYSGFRSFAKQHWRTGAAEMLGSLSKRRFIAEARKYVPEITADDVVPGPRGIRAQALTRDGSLVDDFRITRQGSVLSVRNAPSPAATSSLAIAEHIVSLALENSSDRKDTSSL from the coding sequence ATGACACCCATGCGTTTTGCAGTGGTGGGAGGTGGCATTGTTGGTGCCGCCGTCGCCCGCCGGCTGCTGCAGGTCCAGCCCGACGCCGAGGTCACCGTGCTGGAGAAGGAGCCCATCCTCGCCGGGCACCAGACCGGCCGGAACTCCGGCGTGGTGCACGCCGGGCTGTACTACACGCCCGGATCGCTGAAGGCACGGCTCTGCCGGCAGGGCGTGGAAATGCTCAAGGAGTATTGCGAAGAGAAGGGCCTGCCCTACGACGAGTGCGGCAAGGTGCTCGTCGCCCGCAATCCCGTCGAGGAGGGCCGGCTCGGCGACATCATGGAGCGTGCCGTCGCCAACGGGGTACCCGGTGTCCGCATCATCAACCAGGCCGAACTGCTGGAACTCGAACCCCATGTCAAGGGCACCTCGGGGCTACACTCGCCCCACACCGCGATCGTCGACTACGGCGCCATCACCCGTTCTCTCGCCATGGATGTGGAGGCCGCCGGTGGCACTGTCCACACCAACTTCGAGGTCACCGGTCTGACCGAACGCGCCGGGCAAACGGTGGTTACGGGCAAGCATCGCGGCATCGAAACGTCCGACGCCTACGACACGGTGATCGTCTGCGCCGGTCTGCAGGCGGACCGGGTGGCGAAGCTCGCCGGCGACGACGACGACCCCAAGATTGTGCCCTTCCGCGGCGAATACTATCTGCTCCGCCCGGAACGCAAGCACCTGGTCCGCGGACTGGTTTACCCGGTGCCGGATCCCCGGTACCCGTTCCTCGGCGTGCACTTGACCCCGACCACCGACGGCGAGGTGATGGTGGGCCCCAACGCGGTGCTCGCCCTGGCCCGCGAAGGCTACAAGTGGTCCACCATCTCGCTCCGCGACCTCAAGGACGCCGTGATGTACTCGGGCTTCCGGTCCTTCGCGAAGCAGCACTGGCGTACCGGTGCCGCCGAGATGCTCGGGTCGCTGAGCAAGCGCCGATTCATCGCGGAGGCCCGCAAGTACGTCCCCGAGATCACCGCCGACGACGTCGTCCCCGGCCCCCGCGGCATCCGCGCCCAGGCGCTGACCCGCGACGGTTCGCTGGTCGACGATTTCCGGATCACCCGGCAGGGCTCGGTGCTGTCCGTCAGGAATGCGCCCTCCCCCGCCGCCACCTCTTCACTTGCCATCGCCGAGCACATTGTCTCGCTGGCACTCGAGAACAGCTCCGACCGAAAGGACACTTCGTCCCTGTGA
- a CDS encoding dihydrodipicolinate synthase family protein, producing the protein MTTNPSPNSPVSPLARGLWGVLATPFHGGDFAVDTESLRSEVRLYTGLNATGMVVLGVFGEGVTLDTAEQTLIVQTVAEEAGDTPLVVGLSARSTAVAVEQARTAVAAAGSNLGALMVQANSANPELLASHLSAINEVIPTDTGAGIVLQDYPVASGVKISAAQILTVLGLCPFISAVKSEAPPTAVPIAALTAATTVPVFGGLGGVGLLDELAAGAAGAMTGFSHPEGLQAALTAFADGGFPAARAAFAPWLPLANFEGQPGIGLAVRKEILRRRGIIADAAVRPPSPTLPPALADMIDAHLDAVKEIA; encoded by the coding sequence GTGACTACAAACCCTTCACCCAACTCCCCCGTCTCCCCGCTCGCCCGAGGCCTCTGGGGCGTGCTCGCCACCCCCTTCCACGGCGGTGACTTCGCCGTCGACACCGAGTCGCTACGCAGCGAGGTCCGCCTCTACACCGGGCTGAACGCCACCGGCATGGTGGTCCTCGGCGTCTTCGGTGAAGGCGTAACCCTGGACACCGCCGAACAGACCCTGATCGTTCAGACCGTCGCCGAGGAGGCCGGTGACACCCCGCTGGTGGTCGGCCTGTCGGCACGGTCGACGGCGGTCGCCGTCGAGCAGGCACGCACCGCCGTCGCCGCCGCTGGCAGCAACCTGGGTGCACTGATGGTGCAGGCGAACAGCGCCAACCCCGAGCTGCTCGCCTCCCATCTCTCGGCGATCAACGAGGTCATCCCCACCGACACGGGCGCCGGGATTGTGCTGCAGGACTACCCGGTGGCCTCCGGTGTGAAGATCAGCGCCGCGCAGATCCTGACGGTGCTGGGGCTGTGCCCGTTCATCAGCGCGGTGAAGTCCGAAGCACCGCCGACAGCCGTCCCCATCGCCGCGCTCACCGCAGCCACCACGGTGCCGGTGTTCGGTGGACTGGGAGGCGTCGGGCTGCTCGATGAGCTGGCCGCCGGTGCCGCGGGCGCCATGACCGGCTTCTCCCACCCGGAGGGGCTGCAGGCGGCGCTGACCGCGTTCGCCGACGGCGGTTTCCCGGCGGCCCGCGCAGCGTTTGCCCCGTGGCTGCCGCTGGCGAACTTCGAGGGTCAGCCCGGGATCGGGCTCGCCGTCCGCAAGGAGATTCTGCGCCGCCGCGGTATCATCGCCGACGCCGCGGTGCGCCCGCCCTCCCCCACGTTGCCGCCGGCGCTTGCCGACATGATCGACGCCCACCTTGATGCTGTGAAGGAGATTGCCTGA
- a CDS encoding CynX/NimT family MFS transporter, giving the protein MTTAPSTHAAVTMLQAVSVTTTGVLPAFLLGALAVQIRGDLNIGPAEMGMAAATLFTVSGVLARPLGGLVQRIGAAKGMVASATLAAVALAGAGLAPTFALLIVALFVGGLANAMAQPSANLGISRAVNPNRLGLAFGVKQSSIPAASMIAGIAVPVIALAVGWRYAFLLGSLMAIAIAVWAFFSAPGTRPTQHGEAPKADRGTPRGGLVMLSVGAGLAAAAATSLGVFLVDSAVQSGMAPGTAGLLFAGAALLGLVIRIMLGLAMDRYPHRSPLVLITNLLALGVIGYLLLALGTSSLLFVVGALLAYGAGWTWPGLVHFAVVRDNRANAATATGVIQTGLSLGAAAGPLLFGLLTAATSYDTAWLAAAVVAALAAVTFTVARRMIRRSRALTAAETSAAEASDTAAGEPDHTLTPMEEKR; this is encoded by the coding sequence ATGACCACAGCACCGTCGACGCATGCAGCAGTCACCATGCTGCAGGCCGTCTCCGTCACCACCACAGGGGTGCTTCCTGCCTTCCTGCTGGGTGCGTTGGCGGTGCAGATCCGCGGGGATCTGAACATCGGTCCGGCCGAAATGGGGATGGCAGCCGCCACCCTGTTCACCGTGTCCGGTGTGCTGGCCCGCCCGCTCGGCGGGCTGGTACAGCGGATTGGTGCGGCGAAGGGCATGGTCGCGTCGGCCACCCTCGCCGCCGTCGCGCTGGCCGGTGCCGGTCTGGCCCCGACATTCGCGCTGCTGATCGTCGCCCTGTTTGTCGGCGGGCTGGCCAACGCCATGGCCCAGCCGTCGGCGAACCTGGGCATCTCCCGGGCGGTCAATCCGAACCGGTTGGGGTTGGCGTTCGGCGTCAAGCAGTCGTCCATTCCGGCGGCTTCGATGATCGCCGGGATCGCCGTCCCGGTGATTGCCCTCGCCGTGGGCTGGCGGTACGCGTTCCTGCTCGGCTCGCTGATGGCCATTGCTATCGCGGTCTGGGCCTTCTTTAGCGCACCCGGGACCCGTCCGACCCAGCACGGGGAAGCCCCGAAGGCTGACCGCGGCACTCCCAGGGGTGGCCTGGTGATGCTGAGCGTGGGCGCCGGGCTCGCGGCAGCGGCGGCCACGTCGCTGGGCGTCTTCCTCGTGGACTCGGCGGTGCAGTCCGGGATGGCACCCGGAACCGCTGGCCTGTTGTTCGCTGGCGCAGCGCTGCTGGGACTGGTGATCCGGATTATGCTGGGCCTCGCCATGGACAGGTATCCGCACCGCAGTCCACTGGTGCTGATCACCAACCTGCTGGCCCTCGGCGTGATCGGGTACCTGCTGCTCGCCCTGGGCACCAGTTCCCTACTGTTCGTGGTCGGGGCGCTGCTGGCCTACGGCGCCGGGTGGACCTGGCCCGGTCTGGTGCACTTCGCCGTGGTTCGGGACAACCGGGCCAACGCTGCCACCGCCACCGGGGTGATCCAGACCGGCCTGTCCCTCGGTGCCGCAGCTGGTCCGCTGTTGTTTGGACTGCTGACCGCCGCCACCTCGTATGACACTGCCTGGCTGGCGGCCGCCGTCGTCGCCGCACTGGCCGCCGTGACCTTCACGGTGGCGCGGCGGATGATCCGCCGGTCGCGGGCACTGACCGCTGCCGAAACGTCAGCTGCCGAAGCCTCGGATACCGCTGCCGGAGAACCAGACCACACCCTGACCCCCATGGAGGAGAAGAGATGA